One Babylonia areolata isolate BAREFJ2019XMU chromosome 27, ASM4173473v1, whole genome shotgun sequence DNA window includes the following coding sequences:
- the LOC143301102 gene encoding uncharacterized protein LOC143301102, whose protein sequence is MSTMWKTKTLYFAIFITLAGLAAVYQLIGTGSSSHHHHHHHNLQLNSLSVHTVSVDTRQQLPNTAGTPGNGGSDVGPKPAEPEPEGGSSGSPTTKKPLLRILVLTYKRSTSLERCLASLNAAEYDGLPVEVDIHIDRGKDDRINEDTVRVANSFVFKHGAAHVHPRARHGGVLGQWLSSWRVPRDNASEIAVFIEDDLTVSPYFARWLRKAHEKYDGYPGVNGYSMQGESIRHAYGSPGSNIQCPSGETVFLYPVLGSWGFSPNTAMWREFLRWYHEASQNPKFLPLVPGLKPSGWYQSLAKSGRGDSMWTMWHIYHAYKNHQLTLYPCLPEKKGLTFNWKEPGEHYAKHSMGKGLHAHLMETWREEDVRLPEKIVVLNAKGFITGEKISSKGLERL, encoded by the exons ATGTCGACCATGTGGAAAACTAAGACTTTGTACTTCGCCATCTTCATCACCTTGGCCGGGCTGGCCGCTGTGTATCAACTCATCGGGACTGGCAGCtcgagccaccaccaccaccaccaccacaacctccagtTGAACAGCCTGTCGGTGCATACGGTGTCGGTGGACACGAGACAACAGCTACCCAATACCGCGGGAACCCCCGGCAACGGCGGAAGTGACGTCGGGCCGAAACCCGCGGAGCCGGAACCGGAAGGCGGGTCTAGCGGCTCCCCAACAACGAAAAAGCCGCTGCTGCGGATACTGGTGCTGACGTACAAGCGGTCCACGTCCCTGGAGAGATGCCTGGCGTCGCTGAACGCGGCCGAGTACGACGGGCTGCCCGTGGAGGTTGACATCCACATCGACAGGGGAAAGGACGACCGGATCAACGAGGACACCGTCCGCGTGGCCAACTCCTTCGTGTTCAAGCACGGGGCCGCGCACGTGCACCCGCGCGCTCGCCACGGCGGCGTGCTGGGCCAGTGGCTGTCCTCGTGGCGCGTGCCTCGCGACAACGCCTCGGAGATCGCCGTCTTCATCGAGGACGACCTGACTGTGTCGCCGTACTTTGCCAGGTGGTTGCGGAAGGCGCACGAGAAGTACGATGGCTACCCGGGCGTCAACGGGTATAGCATGCAAGGGGAGTCTATCCGTCACGCCTACGGGTCCCCTGGCAGCAACATCCAGTGCCCGTCCGGGGAAACTGTGTTCCTCTACCCCGTGCTAGGCTCTTGGGGGTTCTCCCCCAACACTGCGATGTGGAGGGAGTTTCTCAG GTGGTACCACGAGGCCAGCCAGAACCCCAAGTTCCTCCCCTTGGTGCCGGGCCTGAAGCCCAGTGGGTGGTACCAGAGCCTGGCCAAGTCTGGCCGTGGGGACTCCATGTGGACCATGTGGCACATCTACCATGCCTACAAG AACCACCAGCTCACGCTGTACCCCTGTTTGCCAGAGAAGAAAGGGTTAACCTTCAACTGGAAAGAGCCTGGGGAGCACTATGCGAAGCACAGCATGGGGAAAGGGCTGCATGCACATCTGATGGAAACATGGCGGGAGGAAGACGTGCGCTTGCCGGAGAAAATCGTCGTCTTGAATGCCAAGGGCTTCATCACTGGGGAAAAAATATCTTCAAAAGGACTGGAACGACTGTAG